Proteins encoded by one window of Sus scrofa isolate TJ Tabasco breed Duroc chromosome 12, Sscrofa11.1, whole genome shotgun sequence:
- the DRG2 gene encoding developmentally-regulated GTP-binding protein 2 has protein sequence MGILEKISEIEKEIARTQKNKATEYHLGLLKAKLAKYRAQLLEPSKSASSKGEGFDVMKSGDARVALIGFPSVGKSTFLSLMTSTASEAASYEFTTLTCIPGVIEYKGANIQLLDLPGIIEGAAQGKGRGRQVIAVARTADVVIMMLDATKGEAQRSLLEKELESVGIRLNKHKPNIYFKPKKGGGISFNSTVTLTQCSEKLVQLILHEYKIFNAEVLFREDCSPDEFIDVIVGNRVYMPCLYVYNKIDQISMEEVDRLARKPDSVVISCGMKLNLDYLLEVLWEYLALTCIYTKKRGQRPDFTDAIILRKGASVEHVCHRIHRSLASQFKYALVWGTSTKYSPQRVGLTHTVEHEDVIQIVKK, from the exons CCACCGAGTACCACCTGGGCCTGCTGAAGGCGAAGCTGGCCAAGTATCGGGCCCAGCTGCTGGAGCCCTCCAAGTCGGCCTCCTCCAAAGGCGAGGGCTTCGACGTCATGAAGTCCGGCGACGCCCGGGTGGCGCTGATTGGCTTTCCCTCCGTGGGTAAG TCCACCTTCCTGAGTCTGATGACCTCCACCGCCAGCGAGGCTGCGTCCTACGAGTTCACCACCCTGACCTGCATCCCGGGGGTCATCGAA TACAAAGGCGCCAACATCCAGCTCCTGGACCTTCCTGGCATCATCGAGGGCGCCGCACAAG GGAAAGGCCGAGGCCGACAGGTGATCGCAGTGGCTCGCACGGCGGACGTGGTCATCATGATGCTGGACGCCACCAAGGGAGAGGCGCAGAG GTCCCTGCTGGAGAAGGAGCTGGAGTCGGTGGGGATCCGCCTCAACAAGCACAAGCCCAACATCTACTTCAAG cccAAGAAAGGAGGCGGCATCTCCTTTAACTCGACGGTCACGCTGACCCAGTGCTCGGAGAAGCTGGTGCAGCTGATCCTGCACGAGTACA AGATCTTCAACGCGGAGGTGCTCTTCCGAGAAGACTGCTCCCCAGACGAGTTCATCGACGTGATTGTGGGCAACCGCGTGTACATGCCCTGCTTGTAT GTTTACAACAAGATCGACCAGATCTCCATGGAAGAAGTGGACCGCCTGGCCCGGAAGCCTGACAGCGTGGTCATCAG CTGTGGCATGAAGCTCAACCTGGACTACCTGCTGGAGGTGCTCTGGGAGTACCTGGCCCTGACCTGCATCTACACCAAGAAGAGAGGAC AGCGGCCGGACTTCACAGACGCCATCATCCTCCGGAAAGGGGCCTCGGTGGAGCACGTG TGCCACCGCATCCACCGCTCGCTCGCCAGCCAGTTCAAGTACGCGCTGGTGTGG GGCACCAGCACCAAGTACAGTCCCCAGCGGGTGGGGCTGACCCACACCGTGGAGCACGAGGACGTCATCCAGATCGTGAAGAAGTAG